The DNA sequence AGCCACTTCCTACTTCGTGGCCTCAAGGGGGAAGCCGACCAGGATGGCGATGGAGTCATCAGGGTTCAAGAACTTTACCGCTACATTGGGGAACAGGTTACGGCTTATACCCGCTTCCAACAAAGCCCCGTTATTCAGGGAAATTACGACCAACGAATGCCTGTTGCGGTACTCCGCTAAACTTGTTTTTTTAACAACAAGTGGCGGAGCTTACCCAATTACCTTGCTAACTTCATCACCTTCACAGTTCGCTGGCGGCCATCCTCTGCTTGTAGCTGTAGCAGGTAAACGCCTGCGGGATAGAGCTCAACATCTAGCGTAGCCTCGCCACTTACTGTGCCCCCATTCGCCAGTAAACGCCCTTGAAGATCAAAGAGCTTTATTGACAAGGTCTCCGTTTGCGGAAAACGAACCTTTAACCAGGCCGTAGTTGGGTTAGGATAAACGCTTATCTCCCAATCTTCCGGTAGTTCCTCCTCAGCCAACACCAACAGGTCATAATATACCTGATGGAATCCTTCGCCCAGTTCTAGTCCATTTTCGTGACGGCTAACTGCAATTTCACCTACTGTCCAATGCAGGTTGCCGACCAGTATATTTTGGTAATAATCGCCTGCGCTCCCCACTACCGTGCGCGGCATATCCTGAGCTGTAAGCATATTCATCAACAAGGCATTGAAGCCTAAAAAAAACAATAGATATTTTTTCATTTTGGTATTAGTATTGCGCAAAAAATAAAGTGTGATTTTTATTTCCGTACTGTTCCTTATTAATATTTCACGGAATCGCTCTTGCCGTCCTTACCTTATCCTCAACAAAACACCTACGACTAATAGGTACAAACCAAGCAGGGTCGCACGGCGCATCCCGATCTTTCATCCAGAGCATAAAACCCGGTACGTCCGCCGCCCGTTGAGGGCTAGCGGGCGTACCAGGTTATCTGACTACTCCCTAATAATAGCTTCTAATTGTTGTAAACGTTGCTCAACGGCCTTCATCAGTTCCTCCTGTGCGGCCTGTTGTGCCAATGCTTTTTCCAACGCATTTTCGAGTTGTTCGATCTGAACCTGTTGCTCCTGGATAGCCTGGATAGCCAACACCCCAAAACCACCGTAATTTACCGACAGTAAGCCTTGGTCTCGTTCGCCTTTTTGCTCCAGTACCAACTCCGGAAAAAGTGCTTGTACCTCCTGGGCCACAAATCCGATCGAGGTTTTCCCCTCCGGATTATTATCTCGATAAACATAACGAGACGGCTGTAGTGCCAGTACTTTCGTCAGGCTGGCCTCTAGTGGGTGAATGTCTTTCTTCAATCTCCGGTCTGAGGCAGCGGTATAAGCTCCTGTAGTCGCATCAAAAGAACCTCGGAAATTATTGTCTGCATAAAGTGAAAAAGCACCGCCTCCTGTCACATACTGCTCCCAATCGGATTCGGTACTGGCATTGTAAATATTGAGTCCATAAATGGATGACTCCACCACTCGTAACACGTAAGGGCTGGCCGTCACTGAACCGGACGCCGAAATGGATACGCCCGAGGTAATCAACCGTAAATCATCGCCACTACCGGCTGTAATAGAAGGTGCTGGAATACCATCAACAGCTTTGAGGAGCAGCGAACTACTACCACTGGTTAATTCCAGTCCTTCCTCATTGAAAGTAGCTACATCGGCACCCAAAATTTGCAACCGGATGGCATTATTCAACAAGTTACCCAACTGCATATCCGCCCCGTCATGAAAAAGGTAGCCATACCAACTATTGCCATTATAAAACTGTACAGAGGGTGTTCCGTCATCAAGCCTAAAGTCGCCCAACAGATGCAGTTTATTGCCAGGACTGGCCGTACCTATACCCACATTTCCACCATTGTAAAAGATGTTTGCACCACTCGTACTCCAAGGAGAGCTGCCACCCAGCCCAGACAAATTGACGCTGTTGCCGCCCGAAATCTGCAGGTTCGAACCACTCAGGCTGAGGCTTTGTAATTCGTTGGTAGTGCTGGCATCTGTAGCGGAGAGCACCCCGCCACTGATTTGAATACCCGCACCAGCAGTGTAGGTTCCTGCTGGGCCTTGTGGACCTTGAGGTCCTGTAGCACCCGTAGGGCCTGGATTTCCTTGTGGACCTTGTGCACCCGTAGCACCCTGTGGGCCTGGAGCACCCATTGGGCCAGCAGCTCCAACAGGTCCCTGTGGACCGGTAGCACCTATTGCGCCTGGTGCTCCTTGAGGGCCAGCAGGGCCAGGATCTCCCTGGGGCCCAACTGCGCCTGCGGGCCCTTGTGGACCGGTAGCACCAGCAGGGCCCGTTTCGCCAGGTAAACCTTGCGGGCCCGTAGCACCTATCGGACCCGGATTCCCTTGCGGGCCTTGGGGGCCAGCAGGGCCTGGAGTACCTTGGGGGCCTTGCGGGCCTTGTATTTGGCCTACGTTTACCCACATGGCTCCGTCCCAAACGTAGCCATCCCCATCGGCTTGCACGATATACAAATCTCCCTGCATACTGGTTGGAGGTAAATCAGCTACGGAAGCTACGGTACCAATAATTTGCACACCGGTACCATCTTGCCCAGCGGGACCTTGCGGGCCGATTGGGCCAGGCACTCCCTGAGGGCCTGTAGGACCAACTATTCCAGCAGGGCCCGTAGTACCTTGCGGGCCTTGTGGGCCAAGCGCCCCGGTAAGGCCTATCGGGCCTTGGGGCCCTTGCGGACCGGTGGGGCCAGCTACTCCTTGTGGGCCTTGCGGACCGGGATTTCCTTGCGGGCCGGTGGGGCCGGGAGCACCTTGTGGCCCTTGTGGGCCCTGAATTTGACCTACATTTACCCACATACTTCCGTCCCAAACATAGCCATCGCCGTCGGCTTGCACGATATACAGATCACCCTGCATGCTGGTTGGAGGCAAATCGGCTACAGTAGCTACCGTTCCCACAATTTGCACACCGGTACCATCCTGTCCGGCCGGGCCTTGTGGACCAGCTGGGCCAACGGGGCCTGGGAGCCCCTGGGCACCTGTCGGCCCCATCGGGCCAGTAGCACCAGGAGGGCCTTGTGGGCCAGTTGGCCCGGTAGCCCCAGCAGGAATATTCACTGCGTTTCCATTGGTAATCATAAGGTTGCCGGTGGTAGGGTCGTATACTAGTGTTTGGCTATCGCTGCCTCCAGGAAATGAAAGGGTTACAGAATTCCCATCCGTCAGGGTCAGCGTTTGTGTAGCGGGGTCATAAAGGAGGTTTTGCAACTCATCAGTGGGGTCTCCTCCCCCGGGACCACTAGCAGCTTCCCTGGCGTAAATGGCGTAGGGTACTGATAGTAATTGACTGGTTCCCAAATTTGTGTAATTGGTCCCACTACTAGGGTCTATATCTATTTTTAGATAATAAGCATGTGCGCCCCAATCCAGGTTGCTCATCATACCAGACAGTACTGAGCCGCCACCAATTTCAAGATCGAAAACGCCTAAAGGTGAGGTAGTAACTTCGTGCCGTTCGGCATAATCAACCAATCCAGAAACACCATCACGAACCAAGCTCACTCGGATCGCTAAATTTTCACTGAGATAGGGGCTGCCTCCGGCATCGCGGGCAACCGCTTGAAATTTGAATTTTTCTGGTGCCTGACTATAGACACTTCCGGCGCAAGCCAGTAACAAAAGCGCAAAGCAGAGTAATCGTTTCATAGGTACGGGAATTAGACTTTTCTTGTTAATGTTCATCCTGACCAGGTTTTAGAACCAAGAGGATAATTTGATTTTTCACAAAAGTCTTCCATCCCTCCAGGGGCAGATTGCTCATTTCAGACAAGAACTTGCCCATTCTGATAAAAAACACTGCATCAATCACATGATTGAAGACATTTACATTCGTAACATCATTACCTGGGAATACATTAACTTAGTAACCAACAAATCACCAGCGGCAAACCCCTTGCTGAAATCGGTACGATGCGGAACAAACTCAAATTGCTATTCCTGTCTATTCTTGTGTGCGTTGCCGGCAGCAGCCAGGATGCTCTTCAGCACTACCTCCATCTGGCCAACAATCCCGAACTAGGCAACTTATCGGCAGCCATAGCAGCCGCTCGTAAGTGTGTAGAACAGAGTGATCCGGCGGTCTTCCCGGAGCTTCATTGTCGATGCCGCTATGCCCTGGCTCGTAATTATTATGATTTGGGTCAACCTTGGGAAGCAGAAAGGGCTATCCTCCCTGCGATAGATTTAGCAACTGAAAAAAATCAAAAAGAACAGCTCTTCCATTGCTTGTTATTCCAGCAAGAAATCCTCAATTCCACAGATCGTCCGGAAGAGTCGTGGCCAATTTTGCAACGCTGCCAAACGCTAGCTACCACCTTAAACGACTCTTTACTGTTAGGCAAAGCTTATTATTCGATGGGCTATTTCATCTTATATTACAATAAGCTAGACGACGCTACAGGGATGCAATATCTTGAAGAAGCGCTCGATATTTTCACCCGTAAAGGGGATATAACAATGATGGCCCCTGCCATGCGGAGAATTGCACGCTACACCAAGGACAAGGTCAAGGCAGAAAATTATTTGCTGGCAGCTATTGATCTGTACGATCAACAAGAAGACGAGGTGAGCTTAGGGTGGGCCTATTACAATCTGGCCAGGTTTTATCGTGAGCAACAACAATTAACTGCAGCTAGGGCAGCACTCGAAGAAGCGCTAGCACTGCATCGTAAAAACGATTTAAAAGGAGGTGTTGCTGATATATTATTGGAAATAGGATGGGTTTATATTGCCCAACATGAAAGCCAGGCAGCCATTGCCCCCCTTCTAGAGAGTTTGCACCTAGCTCAAGAAATTCCTCTGTTTCCCAACATTAGGGATGCTACCGCTGCACTCGCTGAAGCCTATGCTGAATTAGGTGAATTTGACGAGGCGTACCATTATTTAGAGCAAAGCACAACCTATAAAGACTCTACCTTTCACGAAACCCTCAATCGACAAATTGCCGAGAGCAATGCTCGTTACGAAAACGAACAACTGGAAAAATCCATCGCTGAAAGAGAGCTGGAAATTATCAAGCAAAAAGACCTTCGCAACCGGATACTCGGAACCATGGGTTTTGTGCTTTTGCTGGCACTGGTTGGTTTTCAGATTGTTTATTACCGCCAAAAGCGGAATAAAGACAAAACCGAGCTGGCCTTAAAATTTCAATCAAGAGAAGCCGAAAGATTGAGAGCACTTAATGAGTTAAAGTCGAATTTCTTCACCAACATTTCTCATGAATTACGCACCCCACTCACGCTGATTCTCAGCCCTTTGGCAGATGTACTAGAACACATTAAAGGAAAGCCACTACAGACAAAACTAGGCATCGTACAACGCAATGCACAGCAATTACTAAACCTGGTCAATGAAATCATGGACTTGTCCAAGGCCGAAGTAGGGAAATTGACCACTCACGAAAGTCCTGTTCACCTGGAATCTTTGGTGAAAAGAATTTTTTCTTCCTACCAGTCATTGGCTGAGCTCCGCAATATCACTTACGAGTTAGTTTTCCAGTGCGAAGATTTGATGGTAGTACTAGACATTGATAAGTTTGAGAAAATTCTCCACAACTTGCTTTCCAATGCCCTCAAATTTACAGCAGCTCAGGGAAGGGTAAGTTTAACCGTTGAGCAATTTGAAAGTATTTACACCTTTACGGTGAAAGACACCGGGCAGGGCATTCACCCGGAAGACCAGGCCCGAATCTTCGAACGTTTCTACCAATCGTCCAAAAGTGATCATCTGCGTGGCGGCACGGGAATAGGTCTTGCGCTAGCCAAAGAACTCTGCCAACTCCTCGGCGGGCATATTACGGTAAGTAGTGAATGGGGAATAGGAAGTGCTTTTCAATTGAGCCTGCCGTTGAGTGTTGCGGCATCTTCCTCGTTAACAAAACTCGCACAACTTGAGCAAGAAGAAAAAACTCGCCCAACGCAACGTGTCCCCAACTACGCGCCACTGGGTATCCAGGGAGACAAAGCAAGGCTCTTGATTGTGGAAGATCACCCTGAAATGGGTAAATACTTGCTAGAAGTCCTTTCAACGCATTACCAATGTGTTTTAGCCCAAGATGGACAGCAAGCACTACAACAACTACGCCTTTCTGCATTTTCGGCCATCACCTCCGATGTGATGATGCCTAACATGGATGGATTTCAGCTTCGAGAAGCCATCAATAAAAAAGAAGAATGGCGACAAATCCCCTTCCTTTTGCTAACAGCTCGCCATTTGGAGGAAGATAAATTGCGCGGATTTCAACTTGGCATCGATGATTACATCACTAAGCCCTTCAGTACTAAAGAGTTACTCGCTAGAATCAACAACCTTATTGAAAACAAGCACAAGAGGGAAAAATTCGCTAGCAAAAACCAAGACACAAGCTCACTTTCTGTTGATCAGCATTTACTAAAAACACTGGAAGACACTTTACTGAGTAGACTGGATGAAGAAGACTTCAAAGTAGATGATTTAGCTGAAGCCATTCACTACAGCACTAAACAAATGGGGCGTTTGATAAAAAAGCATACGGGGCTTTCTTCCGTACAATTCATTTTAGAGGTTCGCTTACAAAAAGCTCGTACTCTACTAGCACAGCGCCAATGCGCTACTGTCATGGAAGCGCAGTTTGCCGTAGGTATTAGGAGTACCTCCTATTTTACCCGAAAATTCACGGAACGATTTGGTAAAAACCCGAAGGATTTCTTAAATGCCTAGTGCATGTCGAGGCTTTTTCTTACGCCAATGCCCTAAAAATCTGCTTGCGGTGATGGCGAAAATGCGCAGTGAAAAAACTAAACATCCCAGGAAAAGACAAGCGCCCAGCAAAGGGATGTTTATACACTTCGCGATCAAGGTAGCTTTCTTCCAATTGTTCTAAAAAGGTTCGAAGCAACTGGCGTTGTGCTTGGTATTGCGTTTTGATGTTCTCCAGCTTATCTTCTTTGGGTAAAGCGGAAGTACTAATCAGGGCAGGTGCTTTTACCTTTAAAGGGAAAAACAAGTACCAACGTACAAATACTGCTCTCGCTGCAGCTGCAAGCCCCGCCTTGGGTAGCTTCGGCTCAAAGCTGAGTTTCTTCTCACAATATTGAAGAGAATATTTTTCCGACAACAGAAGATGATTCAAGACCTGGGTAGCACTCCAACTTTCTGGTGCCGGGGAACGATTTAACTGTTCAGAAGAATAATGGTCTAATTCCGAAAAAAGTTGGTCTAGTTCTTTGTCCATCAAGGTTAATTGATCCAGGATCGCAGCTCGCATGATTATGATGATTTACACGGTGGTCTATTTGTCCAAGGTATTGATTGGCCAGAACAAAAAACCATTTTTAGGGGATAGTTTAATCTAAGGTAAACATTTATAGGAGAATCATCGCGTTTCCCCTTAGAGACGTTGCACTGCAACGTCTACCTACAAGCAGACGTTACAGTGCGCGGGTATTGTGAGTAGACATTACCATCCGGGTGTAACCATGCAGACGTTACAGTGCAACGTCTCTAAGGGTACGATAATTAAATTTTTATCATCCGCAATTGTCGGAAATCACCTTCGTGGGCAAGGCGCAACCAATAGACACCACTGCTCAACTGGTCGAGGTCATTTATTTCAATACGGTGTTGCCCCGAAGAAAAATAAACACCCAATTCCTGGCGAATCAGTTGCCCCTGAGCATTGAACAACTGCCAGTCTAATTTACCACCTTGGTCAAGCACTACATCTACGCGAAAAGCTTGCTGGAAGGGATTGGGGTATGCCTGAATATCCACAATAGGAGCCAAATCTTCCGCGCCATTGGTGCAATCCGTCTCGAAATAATAGATCGTCGTCTCACTGGTAGAACTGCTACATACCGTTTGTATTTGTAGTTCATAAGTGGTACAAAATTCGAGCCCTTGCAACACCAGGGCTGTATCCTGGGTAGCCTGCGACTCCCATTCAGCTGTTCCCAAAGGGCGGTAACGAACAATATACGCCAATGGGTCGCCATTGATCTGCCAATTCAGGCCAGCACTGGTGTAATTGCCTTCAATTTGTACGGCGATTGCCTCAGGGCAGGGAATAAAACCCGTAAAATAGGCCGTGATATCATCATTACTTTCCAGACTCATCTGAATAGCTGCCGCAAACTGGTCGGGGGCAAAAATATTATTGGCTGCTTCCCAGTACGCAAATTCGTGGCCTGCATTCGCCAGCGCTTCTAACTCAATCTCTATCCCGCCGTAATAAGTGGCAGCCCAGGGGTATACCAAGCCTTCTACGGTATTGGCACGTACCCGACCTGCTCCTGCTGGTTCTACGTTAATCATCAGTTCAAACGGGCCAGTAATACCATCATCTTCGTAGCAATCAATCATCCCATCAGCGATGACCGTACAGCGGGTCAACATATAGTTTCTTAAGTCTTCTACATTTTCTTCCCACTCTACCATGGTTCCGCCCCAGCGGTCGATCTGACGGGGCATTTCCGGGCGGATTCGGTCGATCATACTATCCAACAGTTCCAACATAAAATCACAGCCTAAATAAGTGTTGGTCAAATCAGCGTAGCGATTGATGTAAAGCGCAAAAAAATCAGGGTTTTCAAACAAGCGTGAAAAGATCGTCAAGTGTCCTTCAAAGTCCGTAGTCGGAGAAATAAATTCTATGTTACAAGGATCAGCCAAGGGCCCTTGATCAGGGATAAAAGTATAATTGATATAGTGGCCATACGTAGCGTCTTCATCCCAGAGGATGTAGCGCCAGCGTTGAGCTCCTCCATCAGGATCACGTCCTCGCCACCAAGCTGTATTCCAGTTGAGCCAGTCGGCAGATACATTGTGGGAGTGAAGAATGATGTAATCTAAAAGGCTCTCTACGTCCAGCCTTTCAGCTACGTAGGCATAGTTAGCGGGGTCGGCCATATCATTGGCACCAATATAGGCGGTCAACGCATCCCAATCATTGATACTCCCGTACTCTTCCCAGGTATTCCCCCAGGTCTTGATAAAATCGATTTCAAAGCGATTTTGCCCGTAATAGTAACTGGTAAAATCATGGTCATCTACCTTTTCACGGATTTCGTATACGCCCCAATAGCGCCCATTGACGAAGAGCACACAGGGTTCGTAAGTCCGCTCGTCCAGGTGAAGGTTGGCTTCCTGAGAAAGCGTATGGACAAAAGCATCTCGAATATGTGCTCCTCCTTCCTCGAAGGAATAATTGTCATTAGCCGCAGCTTTCAATATGAGTCGTTGAAATTTGTCCCGATCGGTCTTACCGGGGAATATTTCGTGCTTCACCGCATAATCATCGCCCAATTGGTCACGCGTAACGAAATCAATACCGCGTTGATCATAAAAATTCCACGAATCATTACCGTGCTTGTTAAAATCACCACTGGCATCCGCCACGCGATTACCTTCCGCCGTAAACAGTTCGAGCGTGCCAATGGGTTCCAAAAAGGTAGCACCATTGATCAATACCTCTACTTCATCACCAGCAATAGAGATCGTAGAAATCGTAAAGGTTTCATTAATAAAAAAGGTCTGATAATCCACAAAGCTGGGCGGTACATTAGCGTCTTCACTGTAAGCGATTGCTTTGATCACCGTTGTCGTGTTAATGGAAAAAGGGCCCGTATATGGCGTGCTGGCACTAGACGGTGTAGACCCATCTACCGTATAATAGATATTTGCATTGGGGTCGCCTACCAAAATACTTATTTCTGTTCCCGTTGGGTAAAATCCCGCAGCTGGCTGAATCGAAGGTTTCGCAGCATATTCTGGTCGAGCATCAAGGTTAATCGCATTAGGACTTGGATTCACAAACACATACCAATCACTTCCTCCATCGGGAAAGCGCCCACGGGAGTGCCCGGCCTGATTGGGGATATCCAATTCGTGGCTATCCAAAATATTTCCGGCTGCATTGGCCAGTACGACCGCTTCACTATTCTGCGTTTGGGTAATTTTAAAATTGGTATGCCACCTCGCCCCATCAAACTGATCGCGGCTAGAGGCCCACACTTGAAAATAACCATTAGGCGGTATAATCGTACCCGCAGGAATTTGCCATTTCGTGGGATTATCTAGCTTATCACTCAAGTAATAACCACTGATATCTACCGCTACATTGGCAGGGTTATAGAGCTCTATCCAGTCTTCATCACCACCAAAGGCGTCAAAAAACTGTCGGTAATTACTTGCCGAAAATTCGTTGATCACTATTTGGCCAGATAGGCAAGAAGTTGCTGAAATCAAAAGTACAAAGAAGAGGTAGTTCTTATTATTCATATCGCTGGAGCAAGTTTATATCAGGAAAGATAGTTTTTTCAGGAAGGTTTCCACGGTGTAATTTACATTCTGTATTACCTTTGACAAATGATTCCCCTTCCTTGGTAATTTTCTAATCAGAAGGTGAGCAAGAAGCCAAAACAATACGACAAGTCCATGCTATCGGTCAACAGTGATGAACACTTCATGCGCCAAGCACTCAAACAAGCTCAACTCGCTGCCGAAGCTGGAGAAATCCCCGTGGGAGCGATTGTGGTGGCCAACCAGCAAATTATCGCTCGTGGTCACAACCAAACGGAACAATTGACCGACGTCACCGCCCACGCGGAAATCATCGCGCTTACCGCTGCCGCCAATTACCTGGGCGGAAAATACCTTCAGGGCTGCACCCTCTACGTCACGCTCGAACCTTGCGTCATGTGCGCTGGTGCACTTGCCTGGGCCCAGCTCGACCGCCTGGTCTACGGTGCCGGCGACGACAAGAGAGGCTTCATGCGTTTTGGCAAAGAGCTGCTCCATCCTAAAACCAAAATAGAGTACGGCGTGCTGCACGAAGAGTGTAGTATTTTAATGTCGAGCTTTTTTCAGGGTAAGCGTTAGTTTTTTGCATCTATCTTAAAAAGACCTTCATTAGATTTGCAATTATCTATCAGTAACCTTACCATTCTCCTTGGCGTTTTGCAAGGCATCGTACTTGGGTTTATCTTCCTTGTTTCTCCTTATTTCCGTAGCCAGGCCAATCGATTTTTGAGTTACACCTTTTGGACAACAGCAATACTGGGTGCCAATTACAGTATTGTCATGTCTGGGATCCAAAACAATTGGTTCACCTTAGTATATGATATCATGTGGGAATACCTTTTCCCTACTACCCTGCTCCTCTATTTTGCCTATGCCCTTGATCACCCGCTTGCCAAATCAGCTAAACAATACTGGCTCTACTTGCCTTTTACTCTCACCCTCCTGATCAATGTTATTATTGACTTAGATGTTGACTTCCATCTTTATCACTTCTCGCTTCTGCATAATGATCCTCTTATTCAAAGTTATTACCTTTTCGAAGACGCTGGCACCGTCATTTTTGCCGTATTTACCTTTAGCTGGTCTTGGCAAATGATTAAAAAATATCCTCCTAAGTTTGCTACCTCCTGGTTCCGAGAATTCTGGTGGTGGTCAACGGGAGTAATGCTACTCTGGATTGGATTGTGGTTATGCTACGAAGCAGCTCAGAAAGATTATGAAGGATACATTTTTGCTGCTGTAAGCATTCTTTTTTTCTGGGTGACCTACCGAGGCGTACTGCAATTCAAACTGGCCGAAGAAAAGTTCGAGATTCGTAAAATTTTATCGACTTATCTCCAAGACCAAACAAACGATTCATCAGCGACCACGGAAACAACGCCTCCACAAAACCTCTACTTTCATCGCCTGGAACAACTAATGCAAAAAGACCACCTCTACCGTGATCCCCAACTTAATCGTGACATGGTCGCAAAAAAACTGGGGATCAGCAGTGGCTATCTTTCCCAACAACTAAGCGCCTGTTGTGGCAGCAACTTTTCTGAATACACGAACCAATATCGGGTAGAAGAGGTAAAACGCCTACTGCTCGACCCTACCTTCAGCACCTACAGCTTATTGGCCATTGGTTACCAGGCGGGTTTCAATTCCAAGTCTACTTTTTACGCTACCTTCAAGAAAACAACCGGACTTTCTCCCAGCGCTTATCAAAAGCAGTTCAAGGACCTCTCCTCCTCCCAAGCGTCCGGCAATTGAGCTATAAACATAGCTACTTTTACAAAAATCCTTGAAAACTGGAGCCTTTCAGACCTGTAGTTAACAATTTCGGACGCCTTTTTTCCCTAAAGACCTCATGTTTGTGTCAATAACAAAAATCAAATGGCATCATGAAATCACCACTGCTCCTGGCTTTCTTCTTTGTGGTTCTCTTACCCCACTTTCTCCTGTCCCAGGCTGAAAACCACTGGGGTATTACCGCGGGCTGGTCACAAGCTTACGTGCTAGACCAGCATACCTCCCCTTTACTTTACCGATCTGATCTACTCAATGTTGGGAGTAGTTTCCAAAGGTCAGGCAAGTTCTTATTACAACTTTCTTTCCTGCTCCAACTTGGTAATCATCAGGCCCATCATCTTGGCAAACGGTCGGGTACCTTCAACGAAACACCCGATCTTTTTGGCAACCAAGACTCCTATGACTTTGTCGTCAATCCCTCCTTGTCTCGCTTCGGTGGCAGTTTTCACCTTCGGGTCATCAAGGAGATTACTGATCATTCTTCGGTGGGTGCTTCTATCAACCTTCGCTATGATCTGGCGGGTATGAGCGGCGACACCTGGCAGTATGCACAGATCGATTTCGCCCCTGAATACCAATACCAACGGCCAATATCATCAGGACAGCTACAGGCTCGTTTGAGCTTACCTGTCGTTGGCGGTGTGGTTCGCCCCAATTGGGCAGTTGATCCCTCACTGCCCGATGAGACCAATTATTTCAAGGGGTACTTACGTAAGGGAAGCAAGATGACCAGCCTCCGCCGCTTATTCAATCCTCGCTGCCAAATCGGCTACAACCACCCGCTCTCCAAAGGAAAAACCCTTGGCATCAACTACCAACTCGCCTGGTTAACCTACTCCTTCCCGCGTCCATTAAAAATGTTTGAGCAAGGTCTTCAGCTTCAATATTTTTGGTAGGGCGTGCCCCCGCCATCGGGGTATCCCCTTTCATTCTTTCACCCCGGCGGGGTCGGTCCCTTCCAGGTTCGGCCTTCGCCTCAGCCCTGTGGGCTGGCCCTTCACCGGGCCACCTTCCAGGCACCTCACGCAAAAAAAAACACCATGAAAAATACTGCTTTTCTAATTCTGCTTTTCCTCTCCTTCTTTGCTTGCGAAAAAGTCATATTTGACCTTACCTACAGTAACCAACCCGTTGACAACTTTGAATCCATGTGGACCGAATTTGATCAACTGTACGGATTATTTAAAGTCCGCAACCTCGACTGGGACAGCGTTTACCAAATCTATCGTCCTCAAGTAGATAACGATATGCACGAAGGTGAACTGTATGATGTAATGGTCGGTATGCTCAGCGTACTTGATGACAGTCACGTAGGCCTTCTTCCCACCAATAGTGATTTACCCCAATTCCAGGGCGGCATTGGAGGACGCATTGATACCATCCGTGATTTCAATCTTGATATCGTTAAAGACAATTACCTCTCTGTGCCGATAGAGGCTGACCCCTTCACCTACGGATTTATCAATGACAGCATCGGCTACCTCTATGTCGCCTGGGAACCCGAGGAAAAATCAATCCATAAATCAATGCCAACCATCGTCGATTTTTTCCGCGATGCCAAAGGAATCATCATTGACATCCGCAGCAATACGGGCGGTGAAGACCGTGGAGGGCAGGCTTTTGCTTCTTATTTCACAGACCAGACCCGTTTGTACATGACTACCTCTATCAAAAACGGCCCTGGCCCTGACGACTTCACCCCTCCGGAAGAATGGTACCTTAGCCCGCAAGGCAGTCCTCTTTTACAACCGCTCGTACTCCT is a window from the Lewinella sp. LCG006 genome containing:
- a CDS encoding S41 family peptidase; amino-acid sequence: MKNTAFLILLFLSFFACEKVIFDLTYSNQPVDNFESMWTEFDQLYGLFKVRNLDWDSVYQIYRPQVDNDMHEGELYDVMVGMLSVLDDSHVGLLPTNSDLPQFQGGIGGRIDTIRDFNLDIVKDNYLSVPIEADPFTYGFINDSIGYLYVAWEPEEKSIHKSMPTIVDFFRDAKGIIIDIRSNTGGEDRGGQAFASYFTDQTRLYMTTSIKNGPGPDDFTPPEEWYLSPQGSPLLQPLVLLTNRSTVSAGETLALAMRILPQLTTLGDTTTGAFSNAVNRELPNGWLYSMSIGDWRAADGTSYEGRGIPPTLVIQNQATELRSGQDKVLEAAIEVFH
- a CDS encoding helix-turn-helix domain-containing protein, encoding MQLSISNLTILLGVLQGIVLGFIFLVSPYFRSQANRFLSYTFWTTAILGANYSIVMSGIQNNWFTLVYDIMWEYLFPTTLLLYFAYALDHPLAKSAKQYWLYLPFTLTLLINVIIDLDVDFHLYHFSLLHNDPLIQSYYLFEDAGTVIFAVFTFSWSWQMIKKYPPKFATSWFREFWWWSTGVMLLWIGLWLCYEAAQKDYEGYIFAAVSILFFWVTYRGVLQFKLAEEKFEIRKILSTYLQDQTNDSSATTETTPPQNLYFHRLEQLMQKDHLYRDPQLNRDMVAKKLGISSGYLSQQLSACCGSNFSEYTNQYRVEEVKRLLLDPTFSTYSLLAIGYQAGFNSKSTFYATFKKTTGLSPSAYQKQFKDLSSSQASGN
- a CDS encoding CotH kinase family protein, with protein sequence MNNKNYLFFVLLISATSCLSGQIVINEFSASNYRQFFDAFGGDEDWIELYNPANVAVDISGYYLSDKLDNPTKWQIPAGTIIPPNGYFQVWASSRDQFDGARWHTNFKITQTQNSEAVVLANAAGNILDSHELDIPNQAGHSRGRFPDGGSDWYVFVNPSPNAINLDARPEYAAKPSIQPAAGFYPTGTEISILVGDPNANIYYTVDGSTPSSASTPYTGPFSINTTTVIKAIAYSEDANVPPSFVDYQTFFINETFTISTISIAGDEVEVLINGATFLEPIGTLELFTAEGNRVADASGDFNKHGNDSWNFYDQRGIDFVTRDQLGDDYAVKHEIFPGKTDRDKFQRLILKAAANDNYSFEEGGAHIRDAFVHTLSQEANLHLDERTYEPCVLFVNGRYWGVYEIREKVDDHDFTSYYYGQNRFEIDFIKTWGNTWEEYGSINDWDALTAYIGANDMADPANYAYVAERLDVESLLDYIILHSHNVSADWLNWNTAWWRGRDPDGGAQRWRYILWDEDATYGHYINYTFIPDQGPLADPCNIEFISPTTDFEGHLTIFSRLFENPDFFALYINRYADLTNTYLGCDFMLELLDSMIDRIRPEMPRQIDRWGGTMVEWEENVEDLRNYMLTRCTVIADGMIDCYEDDGITGPFELMINVEPAGAGRVRANTVEGLVYPWAATYYGGIEIELEALANAGHEFAYWEAANNIFAPDQFAAAIQMSLESNDDITAYFTGFIPCPEAIAVQIEGNYTSAGLNWQINGDPLAYIVRYRPLGTAEWESQATQDTALVLQGLEFCTTYELQIQTVCSSSTSETTIYYFETDCTNGAEDLAPIVDIQAYPNPFQQAFRVDVVLDQGGKLDWQLFNAQGQLIRQELGVYFSSGQHRIEINDLDQLSSGVYWLRLAHEGDFRQLRMIKI
- a CDS encoding DinB family protein; amino-acid sequence: MRAAILDQLTLMDKELDQLFSELDHYSSEQLNRSPAPESWSATQVLNHLLLSEKYSLQYCEKKLSFEPKLPKAGLAAAARAVFVRWYLFFPLKVKAPALISTSALPKEDKLENIKTQYQAQRQLLRTFLEQLEESYLDREVYKHPFAGRLSFPGMFSFFTAHFRHHRKQIFRALA
- a CDS encoding nucleoside deaminase, which encodes MLSVNSDEHFMRQALKQAQLAAEAGEIPVGAIVVANQQIIARGHNQTEQLTDVTAHAEIIALTAAANYLGGKYLQGCTLYVTLEPCVMCAGALAWAQLDRLVYGAGDDKRGFMRFGKELLHPKTKIEYGVLHEECSILMSSFFQGKR